A stretch of the Panicum virgatum strain AP13 chromosome 9N, P.virgatum_v5, whole genome shotgun sequence genome encodes the following:
- the LOC120688121 gene encoding VAN3-binding protein-like has protein sequence MEHFRRGVELGMASFQRCHPLSCQMAESAPFDAQKAAIRCKEKSRRSKCGHPEEMPVIPEQAMEYLSRTWSPSSSDLFQILSPSSLGSSPEDSERDEAGGDRGEDEEKHLDTVHSNGGTSQLFNQTWRVVTSGKPSSRQRRQKLVQPAWLNVGNMKAMLRGFLLDSVPVTGSRRRRRRDELRLHSAQAHAAVSVAQLAAAVAGIVSVSDLRPAATASAGDRRLGTVLASAAALVATVCAEAAETAGANRGRVTSAVRNGLESRSSAELLTLTATAATCLRGAAALKQRVADLRGIGTSSNDMAMSISAGIQKGTTLRVCLPCGRVRVRTVSVFPQRGGGVVALRLGKKRLHGAFATYKDYAVSAVGEGGGEAVVEGRPAFPVALVTEAEGATVQLLFEHQTPCKIWKAAIEGMLAEQKLKRGSN, from the exons ATGGAGCATTTCAGGAGAGGGGTGGAGCTTGGGATGGCCTCCTTCCAGAGATGCCATCCGCTGTCATGTCAAATG GCAGAGAGCGCACCATTCGATGCTCAGAAGGCGGCTATCCGCTGTAAAGAGAAGTCACGGCGTTCTAAGTGCGGCCACCCCGAAGAGATGCCGGTCATCCCTGAGCAGGCCATGGAGTACCTCTCTCGTACATGGAGCCCCTCCTCCTCGGATCTCTTCCAAATACTCTCCCCCAGC AGCCTAGGATCGTCACCGGAGGACTCTGAGCGAGATGAAGCAGGAGGAGACAGAGGCGAAGACGAAGAGAAGCATCTTGACACGGTTCATTCCAACGGAGGAACAAGCCAACTGTTCAATCAGACTTGG AGAGTTGTAACCAGTGGCAAGCCTAGCTCCAGACAGCGCCGGCAGAAGCTAGTCCAGCCTGCCTGG CTCAACGTTGGGAACATGAAGGCGATGCTGCGAGGGTTCCTTCTGGACAGCGTGCCGGTCACCGgaagccggcggaggaggcggagggacGAGCTGCGGCTGCACTCGGCGCAGGCACACGCGGCCGTTTCGGTGGCGCAGCTCGCTGCGGCGGTGGCAGGCATCGTGTCGGTGAGCGACCTGAGGCCGGCCGCGACGGCCAGCGCCGGCGACAGGAGGCTGGGCACGGTGctcgcgtccgcggcggcgctggtggccaCCGTGTGCGCGGAGGCCGCGGAGACCGCCGGCGCCAACCGCGGCCGCGTCACGTCCGCCGTGAGGAACGGCCTCGAGAGCCGCTCCTCCGCGGAGCTACTCACCCTCACGGCCACCGCTGCCACAT GTCTGAGGGGAGCTGCAGCGCTGAAGCAGAGGGTAGCCGACCTCAGGGGAATCGGCACCAGCAGCAACGACATGGCCATGAGCATCAGCGCTGGCATCCAGAAGGGCACGACCCTCAGAGTCTGCCTGCCTTGTG GGAGGGTGCGGGTGAGGACGGTGTCCGTCTTCcctcagcgcggcggcggcgtggtggcgctGAGGCTGGGGAAGAAGCGCCTCCACGGCGCGTTCGCCACCTACAAGGACT ATGCGGTCTCGGCGgtcggggagggcggcggcgaggcggtggtggaggggcggccggcgttcCCGGTGGCGCTGGTCACGGAGGCGGAAGGGGCGACGGTGCAGCTGCTGTTCGAGCACCAGACGCCCTGCAAGATCTGGAAGGCCGCCATCGAGGGGATGCTAGCCGAGCAGAAGCTCAAGCGCGGCAGCAACTGA